In the Klebsiella aerogenes KCTC 2190 genome, one interval contains:
- the dxs gene encoding 1-deoxy-D-xylulose-5-phosphate synthase, with translation MSFDIAKYPTLALVDSTQELRLLPKDSLPKLCDELRRYLLDSVSRSSGHFASGLGTVELTVALHYVYNTPFDRLIWDVGHQAYPHKILTGRRDKIGTIRQKGGLHPFPWRGESEYDVLSVGHSSTSISAGIGVAIAAEKEGKQRRTVCVIGDGAITAGMAFEAMNHAGDIKPDMLVVLNDNEMSISENVGALNNHLAQLLSGKLYSSLREGGKKVFSGVPPIKELLKRTEEHIKGMVVPGTLFEEMGFNYIGPVDGHDVLGLVNTLKNMRDLKGPQFLHIMTKKGRGYEPAEKDPITFHAVPKFDHTSGVLPKSSGGLPSYSKIFGDWLCETAAKDDKLMAVTPAMREGSGMVEFSKKFPDRYFDVAIAEQHAVTFAAGMAIGGYKPIVAIYSTFLQRAYDQVIHDVAIQKLPVLFAIDRAGIVGADGQTHQGAFDLSFLRCIPEMVIMTPSDENECRQMLYTGYHYNDGPSAVRYPRGTGTGAELEPLAPLPLGKGVVKRNGEKLAILNFGTLLPEAAQVAEKLNATLVDMRFVKPLDEALILQLAADHEVLVTLEENAIMGGAGSGVNELLMAHRRAVPVLNIGLPDFFIPQGTQEEVRADLGLDAAGIEAKIRDWLA, from the coding sequence CTGCCCAAGCTTTGCGATGAGCTGCGCCGCTATCTTCTGGACAGCGTGAGCCGCTCAAGCGGCCATTTTGCCTCTGGCCTTGGCACGGTTGAACTGACCGTGGCGCTGCACTATGTCTACAACACGCCGTTCGACCGCTTAATTTGGGATGTCGGCCACCAGGCTTACCCGCACAAAATTCTCACCGGCCGCCGCGACAAAATCGGCACTATCCGCCAGAAAGGCGGCCTGCATCCGTTCCCGTGGCGCGGCGAAAGCGAATATGACGTACTGAGCGTTGGCCACTCTTCTACCTCTATCTCCGCGGGTATTGGTGTGGCTATTGCCGCCGAAAAAGAAGGCAAACAGCGGCGCACCGTTTGCGTCATCGGCGATGGGGCTATCACCGCCGGGATGGCGTTTGAGGCGATGAACCACGCGGGCGATATCAAACCAGACATGCTGGTGGTGCTGAACGACAATGAAATGTCGATTTCAGAAAACGTCGGGGCGCTGAATAATCACCTGGCGCAGCTGCTGTCCGGCAAGCTGTATTCCTCGCTGCGTGAAGGCGGCAAAAAAGTCTTCTCCGGCGTACCGCCGATTAAAGAACTGCTTAAACGTACCGAAGAGCATATTAAAGGTATGGTGGTGCCCGGCACGCTGTTTGAAGAGATGGGCTTTAACTACATCGGCCCGGTAGATGGCCACGATGTGCTGGGTCTGGTCAATACGCTGAAAAATATGCGCGACCTGAAAGGGCCGCAGTTCCTGCATATCATGACCAAAAAAGGCCGTGGATATGAACCGGCGGAAAAAGATCCCATCACCTTCCACGCGGTACCGAAATTCGATCACACCAGCGGCGTGCTGCCGAAAAGCAGCGGCGGCCTGCCTTCCTATTCGAAAATCTTTGGAGACTGGCTGTGCGAAACCGCGGCCAAAGACGACAAACTGATGGCAGTCACCCCGGCGATGCGTGAAGGGTCCGGGATGGTCGAGTTCTCGAAAAAATTCCCCGATCGCTATTTCGATGTCGCGATTGCCGAACAGCACGCGGTGACCTTTGCCGCCGGGATGGCGATTGGCGGCTATAAGCCGATCGTGGCGATCTATTCCACCTTCCTGCAGCGCGCTTACGATCAGGTGATCCATGACGTCGCCATTCAAAAGCTGCCGGTGCTGTTTGCAATCGATCGTGCGGGCATCGTCGGCGCCGACGGTCAGACCCACCAGGGAGCGTTCGATCTCTCCTTCCTGCGCTGCATTCCGGAAATGGTGATCATGACCCCGAGCGACGAAAATGAATGTCGCCAGATGCTCTACACCGGATACCACTATAACGATGGCCCTAGCGCGGTACGCTATCCGCGCGGCACAGGTACCGGCGCGGAACTAGAACCACTGGCGCCGCTGCCGCTCGGGAAAGGCGTGGTGAAAAGAAACGGCGAGAAGCTGGCGATCCTTAACTTCGGGACTTTACTGCCGGAAGCCGCTCAGGTTGCGGAAAAACTCAATGCGACGCTGGTCGATATGCGTTTTGTGAAACCGCTTGATGAGGCGCTGATCCTGCAGCTTGCCGCCGATCACGAAGTGCTGGTCACCCTTGAAGAGAACGCTATCATGGGCGGCGCTGGCAGCGGCGTAAACGAGCTGTTGATGGCCCACCGTCGCGCGGTGCCGGTGCTGAATATCGGTCTGCCGGACTTCTTTATCCCGCAGGGGACTCAGGAAGAAGTTCGCGCCGACCTCGGCCTGGATGCCGCCGGTATCGAAGCCAAAATCCGCGACTGGTTGGCATAA